A genome region from Cyanobacterium stanieri LEGE 03274 includes the following:
- a CDS encoding ArsR/SmtB family transcription factor, giving the protein MPNSNLSGMLSCFRALSDPIRLNVINLLLEKEMCVGDICLALKIAQPKLSFHLRVLRESGLLQTRQEGRWIYYRLNPFQFQTLVESLADFTIN; this is encoded by the coding sequence ATGCCAAACTCAAATTTGAGTGGTATGTTAAGTTGTTTCCGTGCCTTGTCAGATCCCATTAGACTCAATGTGATAAATTTATTACTAGAAAAAGAGATGTGTGTGGGGGATATTTGCCTTGCTTTAAAAATTGCCCAGCCAAAGCTATCCTTTCATCTTCGGGTTTTGAGGGAATCTGGATTATTACAGACAAGACAAGAGGGGCGCTGGATTTATTATCGTCTCAACCCTTTCCAATTTCAGACTTTAGTGGAGTC